From the genome of Pelobacter propionicus DSM 2379, one region includes:
- a CDS encoding Ppx/GppA phosphatase family protein: MSNRVAVIDFGTNTARLLIAERVEKGYFRHVHLRREIVRMGGSFNKSEGLSPEAMERGLSCLTRFSEHIREYDVVSVRAVATSAVRDAGNGTEFVENVRRKTGIELAVIDGIAEGTLTLAGVMVGLDRSHDEILVVDIGGGSTEYTLARSERAAFVRSLPLGVVRLTEGQGSLAAMESKIQRELEALWRDMAESRCRIRNGTPLVGTAGTATTLAAISMEMDEYDYRKVNNTVISREKIAAIFERLLPLTPQERLKVPGLEKGREDLIISGMLITLRTMDLFGMGEMKVSDYGLLEGLLVSLDGGVGRYGE; encoded by the coding sequence ATGAGCAACAGGGTCGCCGTCATAGATTTTGGCACCAATACCGCGCGGCTTTTGATCGCCGAACGGGTTGAGAAGGGATATTTCCGTCATGTCCATCTGCGGCGCGAGATCGTACGCATGGGAGGGAGCTTCAACAAATCGGAAGGGCTGTCGCCCGAGGCGATGGAGCGCGGTCTTTCCTGCCTGACGCGCTTCTCCGAGCATATCCGTGAGTACGACGTTGTATCGGTACGGGCCGTCGCCACCAGCGCCGTGCGCGACGCAGGCAACGGGACCGAGTTCGTGGAAAACGTGCGCAGGAAAACCGGTATAGAGCTCGCGGTCATCGACGGTATTGCCGAGGGGACCCTGACCCTGGCGGGCGTCATGGTGGGACTCGACCGGAGCCACGATGAGATTCTGGTGGTGGACATCGGCGGCGGCAGCACCGAATATACGTTGGCACGTTCAGAGCGGGCCGCTTTCGTGCGCAGCCTGCCGCTGGGGGTGGTCAGGCTAACCGAAGGACAGGGGAGCTTGGCAGCCATGGAGAGCAAGATACAGAGGGAGCTGGAGGCGTTGTGGCGCGACATGGCCGAGTCCCGCTGCCGTATCCGGAACGGTACTCCCCTGGTGGGAACAGCCGGCACCGCAACCACCCTGGCGGCCATCAGTATGGAGATGGATGAGTACGACTATCGCAAGGTCAACAATACCGTCATCTCCAGGGAAAAGATCGCAGCCATCTTTGAGCGCCTGCTTCCCCTGACACCACAGGAGAGACTGAAGGTGCCGGGGCTTGAAAAAGGGAGAGAAGATTTGATTATTTCAGGAATGCTGATCACCTTGCGGACCATGGATCTGTTCGGCATGGGAGAGATGAAGGTCAGCGATTACGGTCTGCTGGAGGGACTGCTGGTAAGCTTGGACGGAGGAGTCGGACGCTATGGCGAGTGA
- a CDS encoding Na/Pi cotransporter family protein: protein MPFSLFEGALGGIGLFLLGMRFMSDGIRTVADGRIRSAFFSATSNRLSSLLFGALLSLTLNSASAAVIIAIGMVNGGVLNVFQALNVLGGVLLGASLSLYLPVVPYGVVATPLVFVGVLLKFFARRRRLASGGDLLLGAGLLFLGLTLLEGSFSPTEHHPFYGAFHGAFFQSPFPALAFGSLLSCFVQSSTSLLQVVSSLALSNHLEGGIASAMALGGLLGGAVIGCLVAMAGITVSRRITVGFLLINLAVIVPLTLIVPSLLEIPFVSPGGRFALGAPLLNSMAQAHSIASALTACLASLLSGLLSRVAGTHDDHGGAYSVPQPCAGYLDSRILNTPTLALEQARKEIGRMVAVTSFMFADTRELLFDYDARRAETIRNHEQVLDSLNHEITAFLAKLARSSTNTAVSFQIPGLLQMVTDLEKIGDCCEKILDCIVARKEEHILFSEDAMEDLRRLAALVGSIFSVLEAMGMQGAPHDDMGTQELKASAGNTFDRVKRSHIERICSGICSPRTALMFNELNEAFVRIAELSWNIMAVRERKNG, encoded by the coding sequence ATGCCCTTTTCTCTCTTCGAGGGCGCTTTGGGTGGCATCGGTCTGTTTCTGCTCGGCATGCGGTTCATGTCCGACGGAATACGCACCGTGGCCGATGGCCGCATCCGCAGCGCCTTTTTCTCGGCAACCTCCAACCGACTATCTTCTCTGCTGTTCGGTGCCTTGCTGTCCCTGACGCTGAACTCGGCCAGCGCGGCGGTCATTATTGCCATCGGGATGGTTAACGGCGGTGTCCTGAATGTCTTCCAGGCGCTGAATGTGCTGGGCGGCGTACTGCTGGGAGCCTCCTTAAGTCTGTACCTGCCCGTCGTCCCCTACGGAGTCGTGGCAACTCCACTCGTATTCGTAGGGGTGCTGCTCAAGTTCTTCGCCCGCAGGAGACGCCTTGCCAGTGGCGGGGACCTGCTGCTGGGTGCCGGTTTGCTCTTCCTGGGTCTCACCCTGCTGGAGGGGAGTTTCAGCCCAACGGAACATCACCCCTTCTACGGGGCGTTCCACGGTGCTTTTTTCCAGAGCCCTTTCCCGGCGCTGGCCTTTGGCTCCCTTCTCTCCTGTTTCGTACAATCATCCACCTCCCTGTTGCAGGTTGTCTCGTCTCTGGCGCTCAGCAATCATCTGGAGGGAGGAATTGCGTCTGCCATGGCTCTTGGGGGACTTTTGGGTGGAGCCGTTATCGGCTGCTTGGTGGCCATGGCCGGCATAACCGTCTCCCGGCGCATAACCGTCGGTTTTCTTCTGATAAACCTGGCCGTTATCGTGCCCCTGACGCTGATTGTGCCATCCCTTTTGGAGATACCGTTTGTTTCACCAGGCGGACGGTTTGCCCTGGGGGCGCCGCTGTTGAACAGCATGGCCCAGGCGCACAGCATTGCCAGCGCGCTGACAGCCTGCCTGGCAAGCCTTCTCAGCGGCCTGCTCTCCCGTGTAGCGGGGACCCATGACGATCACGGTGGCGCCTATTCCGTACCACAACCCTGCGCGGGATATCTGGACAGCCGGATTCTCAACACTCCCACCCTGGCCCTGGAGCAGGCCCGCAAGGAGATCGGCCGCATGGTGGCGGTGACCTCCTTCATGTTCGCCGACACCCGAGAACTCCTCTTCGACTACGATGCGCGCAGGGCCGAGACCATCAGAAATCACGAACAGGTCCTCGACTCCCTGAACCACGAAATCACCGCTTTCCTGGCAAAGTTGGCCCGTTCCTCAACCAATACCGCGGTCAGTTTCCAAATCCCCGGTCTGCTCCAGATGGTCACCGATCTTGAAAAAATCGGTGACTGCTGCGAAAAGATCCTCGACTGCATCGTTGCCCGCAAGGAAGAGCATATCCTGTTCTCCGAGGACGCCATGGAGGACCTGCGGCGGCTTGCGGCGCTTGTCGGCTCGATTTTCTCCGTCCTCGAAGCCATGGGAATGCAGGGGGCACCACATGACGACATGGGCACCCAGGAACTGAAAGCCAGCGCCGGCAACACCTTCGACAGGGTGAAACGGTCGCACATCGAAAGGATTTGCAGCGGAATCTGCTCGCCACGGACCGCCCTCATGTTTAACGAATTGAACGAGGCCTTTGTGAGAATCGCGGAGCTGAGCTGGAACATCATGGCAGTACGGGAGCGTAAGAACGGATGA
- a CDS encoding HU family DNA-binding protein, whose amino-acid sequence MNRSELIEHLALRKDISHKRAEEIITLIFSAMTEAMVKNERIEIRGLGSFVIKEYDTYTGRNPKTGEPILVRPKKLPFFKVGKELKEMVIG is encoded by the coding sequence ATGAACAGATCGGAACTCATTGAACACCTGGCGCTGCGGAAGGACATTTCCCACAAGCGTGCCGAAGAGATTATCACCCTGATTTTCAGCGCCATGACCGAAGCCATGGTCAAAAACGAGCGGATCGAAATTCGCGGACTTGGCAGTTTCGTGATCAAGGAGTATGACACTTATACCGGTCGAAATCCGAAGACCGGTGAGCCCATTCTGGTACGTCCCAAGAAACTCCCCTTCTTCAAGGTCGGCAAGGAGTTAAAGGAGATGGTCATCGGCTGA
- a CDS encoding tetratricopeptide repeat protein, protein MTCSHGVTPSLPLGYKGDNEDIYWYEKGTLLHRLGRIEESEDCFRSACRTGRDNPTPRFGLALLLMDAKRFSEAAETLDAMISGGMLSEQARMLRGDLYLLSGDTEGAIGCYGMLLSTPHARMAAEKLHDLLLHAGRTQEATALSKKYLGGCGH, encoded by the coding sequence ATGACCTGCTCACATGGGGTGACACCTTCTTTGCCGCTCGGGTATAAGGGAGACAATGAAGACATCTACTGGTATGAGAAGGGGACGTTGCTGCACCGACTCGGCAGAATCGAGGAATCCGAGGACTGTTTCCGGAGCGCCTGCCGGACTGGTCGCGACAATCCGACCCCCCGCTTCGGCCTGGCGCTGCTTTTGATGGATGCTAAACGTTTTTCCGAAGCAGCTGAGACACTTGACGCAATGATTTCAGGGGGTATGCTATCCGAACAGGCGCGCATGCTGCGCGGCGATCTGTACCTGCTCTCCGGCGATACGGAAGGGGCCATCGGCTGCTACGGAATGCTGCTCTCCACTCCCCACGCCCGTATGGCCGCCGAAAAGCTCCACGACCTGCTGCTGCACGCCGGTCGCACGCAGGAAGCTACCGCCCTGTCCAAGAAGTATCTCGGTGGATGTGGACACTGA
- the rlmD gene encoding 23S rRNA (uracil(1939)-C(5))-methyltransferase RlmD — translation MNHDPAEQLISIDRLAFGGSGVGRIDGKVCFVPFACPGDELLVRITAEKRSYLTARIISIVTPGQDRITPPCPLFGSCGGCSWQHIAYHRQLEEKRRIFADALWRGARAPGELVADVVASPLTYGYRSRVQFKLHGAGPNLRIGFYRQGTHFVEDAGQGCPIALPVINRILGSLREMLPAFPDPTKIPQINLECAEKGAVVIVNYIGDDHQGAKAFFRERAAQLEQATALYLQTGRKSTLQKVFGDDLLQYSQEGESSTAPACSLTYRPGGFAQVNAAQNSALLRLVREFADCRRDDQILDLYCGNGNFSLPLARGVAAVTGIEEYGDSIAAARHNARLNGITNVEFICADAAAGAGKLMGDGRRFPTIILDPPRSGAADLLEHIPRLGADKIIYISCDPSTLARDCGVLFGKGYTVVSSVPVDMFPQTFHLESVTLLRRRNGAVP, via the coding sequence ATGAATCATGATCCCGCCGAGCAGCTGATCAGCATCGACAGGCTGGCCTTCGGCGGCAGCGGTGTGGGACGTATCGACGGCAAGGTCTGCTTCGTCCCCTTCGCCTGCCCGGGTGACGAGCTTCTCGTCCGCATCACCGCCGAGAAGCGCTCCTACCTGACCGCCCGGATCATCTCCATCGTTACCCCCGGACAGGACAGGATCACTCCTCCCTGTCCCCTGTTCGGTTCCTGCGGCGGCTGCAGCTGGCAGCACATAGCCTATCACCGGCAGCTGGAGGAAAAGCGGCGGATCTTTGCCGACGCACTCTGGCGCGGGGCTCGCGCACCCGGAGAGCTGGTGGCGGATGTGGTCGCCTCACCCCTGACCTATGGCTACCGCAGCCGGGTACAGTTCAAGCTCCATGGCGCAGGCCCCAACCTGCGCATCGGCTTCTATCGCCAGGGAACCCATTTCGTGGAGGATGCCGGGCAGGGATGCCCCATTGCGCTGCCGGTCATCAACCGGATTCTGGGCAGTTTGCGGGAGATGCTCCCGGCATTCCCCGATCCGACCAAGATTCCCCAGATCAATCTGGAGTGCGCCGAGAAGGGCGCGGTGGTGATCGTCAACTACATTGGGGATGATCACCAGGGCGCCAAAGCCTTCTTCCGGGAGCGGGCCGCGCAGCTGGAACAGGCGACCGCCCTCTATCTGCAGACCGGCAGAAAATCCACGCTCCAGAAGGTATTCGGAGACGACCTGCTGCAGTACTCACAGGAGGGAGAGTCGTCAACAGCCCCCGCCTGTTCCCTGACCTACCGGCCAGGTGGGTTCGCTCAAGTCAACGCGGCCCAGAACAGCGCCCTTCTCCGGCTGGTGAGGGAGTTTGCCGACTGCCGACGAGACGATCAGATACTGGACCTGTACTGCGGCAATGGGAATTTTTCGCTTCCCCTGGCCCGGGGGGTGGCTGCCGTCACCGGCATCGAGGAATACGGCGATTCCATCGCGGCTGCCCGACATAACGCCCGCCTGAACGGCATAACAAATGTCGAGTTCATCTGCGCCGATGCCGCCGCAGGGGCAGGAAAACTCATGGGCGACGGACGGAGATTCCCTACCATCATCCTGGATCCCCCCCGCAGTGGCGCAGCTGATCTGCTGGAGCACATCCCTCGCTTGGGGGCGGACAAGATCATCTACATTTCCTGCGACCCCAGTACCCTTGCCCGGGACTGCGGCGTGCTCTTCGGCAAGGGGTACACTGTCGTTTCCAGCGTACCGGTGGACATGTTCCCCCAGACCTTTCATCTGGAGAGCGTCACCCTGCTACGTCGCAGAAACGGAGCCGTGCCATGA
- a CDS encoding creatininase family protein translates to MIIEEMTMPEFEQGLARSRTVLIPFGSVEEHGPHLPLSTDTLEACEVARKAALLTPLFVAPPIHYGNCRSTSCHPGTISISTTTLKMLFKDIVQALYSHGLRNFIALTGHAGGAHCSALQDAGEEMLSSYPDANFAVVTEYLLARDEGRGLIETPGDAHAGEIETSRILHSHPHLVKGSAPREFPAFPAGILVRDKRRYWPGGVWGDPAKATAEKGARLEELVVKKLVELIQTVETCRNES, encoded by the coding sequence GTGATCATCGAAGAAATGACCATGCCCGAATTCGAGCAGGGCCTTGCCCGCTCGCGAACTGTTCTGATACCCTTCGGTTCGGTGGAGGAGCACGGGCCGCACCTGCCGCTCTCCACGGACACGCTGGAGGCCTGCGAGGTGGCCAGAAAGGCGGCCCTGCTGACGCCGCTGTTTGTCGCTCCTCCGATCCATTACGGCAACTGCCGCTCCACCTCCTGCCATCCCGGGACCATCTCCATCTCCACCACGACGCTGAAGATGTTGTTCAAGGACATCGTCCAGGCCCTCTACAGCCACGGCCTGCGCAACTTCATCGCTCTCACCGGCCACGCCGGCGGCGCCCACTGCAGCGCCCTGCAGGATGCGGGCGAGGAGATGCTCTCAAGCTACCCCGACGCTAATTTCGCCGTGGTGACAGAATACCTCCTTGCCCGCGACGAGGGGAGGGGGCTCATCGAGACCCCCGGTGACGCCCATGCCGGCGAGATTGAGACCTCCCGCATCCTGCACAGCCACCCCCATCTGGTCAAGGGGAGCGCCCCCCGGGAGTTCCCCGCCTTTCCCGCCGGCATACTGGTCAGGGACAAGCGGCGATACTGGCCCGGCGGGGTCTGGGGAGACCCGGCCAAGGCAACGGCAGAAAAGGGTGCCCGGCTGGAGGAGCTGGTGGTGAAGAAGCTGGTGGAACTGATACAGACAGTGGAAACCTGCCGTAATGAATCATGA
- a CDS encoding 7-carboxy-7-deazaguanine synthase QueE: MSESLPIAEIFSSIQGEGYLAGRRQIFIRLTRCNLECSYCDTGFGEGESCLVENSPGSNVFEHFPRAVGLDRLMDILNAWTWALPRAHHSISLTGGEPLLFAPLLSDWLPRLRGILPVHLETNGTLPIELGRIIRLVDYVSMDMKLPSTAACGGELWDTHRRFLETARGKNVSVKIVVGEQSDAAEIEQVCRIIAQIRPDTPLFLQPLSLPDSHCGISAAHLLHLQALAAARLSDVRVIPQMHKLMGVL, translated from the coding sequence ATGAGTGAGTCACTCCCCATCGCCGAGATCTTCTCCTCCATCCAGGGGGAGGGGTACCTGGCAGGGCGGCGGCAGATCTTCATCCGCCTGACCCGTTGCAACCTGGAATGCAGCTACTGCGATACCGGCTTTGGCGAAGGAGAATCGTGCCTGGTGGAGAACTCCCCCGGCTCCAACGTCTTCGAACATTTCCCCCGGGCAGTCGGCCTGGACCGGCTCATGGATATCCTGAACGCCTGGACCTGGGCGCTCCCCCGGGCACACCATTCCATAAGTCTCACCGGCGGAGAGCCGCTGCTCTTCGCCCCTCTGCTGTCGGACTGGCTTCCCCGGCTGCGCGGCATACTGCCGGTTCACCTGGAGACCAACGGCACCCTGCCGATTGAACTGGGCAGAATCATCAGGCTGGTGGATTACGTCAGCATGGACATGAAACTTCCCTCAACCGCCGCCTGTGGCGGGGAACTCTGGGATACGCACCGCCGGTTTCTGGAGACTGCCCGTGGGAAGAACGTCTCGGTCAAGATCGTGGTGGGGGAGCAAAGCGATGCTGCCGAGATCGAACAGGTCTGCCGAATCATCGCGCAAATCCGGCCGGACACTCCGCTCTTCCTCCAGCCACTCTCCCTGCCTGACAGCCACTGCGGCATCAGCGCCGCGCATCTCCTGCATCTGCAGGCCCTGGCCGCGGCACGACTTTCTGATGTGCGGGTGATTCCGCAGATGCACAAGCTCATGGGGGTCCTGTGA
- a CDS encoding 6-pyruvoyl trahydropterin synthase family protein, with product MYKLTIRTSFAAAHNLVNYQGDCENLHGHNWKVDVAVIARQLDKAGLGIDFKVLKREAGVVINELDHKYLNDNPAFAGISPSSEHISRFLFERLSEHLNSDVIKVESVTVWESDNASACYYE from the coding sequence ATGTACAAGTTGACCATTCGCACCAGCTTCGCCGCCGCCCATAACCTCGTCAATTACCAGGGTGATTGTGAAAACCTCCACGGCCACAACTGGAAAGTGGATGTGGCGGTCATTGCCCGCCAACTGGACAAGGCCGGACTGGGCATCGATTTCAAAGTACTCAAACGCGAGGCAGGGGTGGTGATTAACGAACTCGACCACAAGTATCTGAACGACAATCCCGCCTTTGCCGGCATTTCCCCCTCGTCGGAGCACATCTCGCGTTTCCTGTTTGAACGGCTCTCGGAACACCTGAACAGCGATGTCATCAAGGTCGAGTCGGTGACGGTCTGGGAATCGGACAACGCATCGGCCTGCTACTATGAGTGA
- a CDS encoding homocysteine synthase, translating to MESQQKSIETLALHAGQSPDSETLSRAVPIYQTSSYVFRNSEHAANLFGLKEPGNIYTRLMNPTTDVLERRMAALDGGVGALAVASGQAAITYAVLNITSAGQNIVSTSFLYGGTYNLFHYTLPRLGIQVKFVDSSDPENIRRAIDQDTRLVYSESVGNPKNNVDDFEAIAAIAHEAGIPLVVDNTVTTPWLFKPLDHGADIVVYSLTKFIAGHGTSIGGAIVDGGTFNWDNGRFPELTEPDPSYHGLKYWEALGSQAYILKMRVTLLRDMGACLSPFNSFQILQGLETLHVRMPRHVENARCVASWLERHPLVSWVNYPGLASHRDHANARKYLPKGEGAIIGFGIKGGVKAGSKFIDNVKLLSHLANIGDAKSLVIHPASTTHQQLSEEEQLASGVSPDFIRLSIGLENIDDIIADISQALEASQL from the coding sequence ATGGAATCTCAGCAAAAATCCATAGAAACGCTTGCGCTTCATGCAGGGCAGTCTCCGGACTCGGAAACCCTATCCCGGGCAGTGCCGATTTACCAAACCTCGTCCTATGTGTTCAGGAACTCTGAGCATGCCGCCAACCTCTTCGGACTAAAGGAACCGGGCAACATCTACACCCGGCTGATGAACCCTACCACCGACGTGCTGGAACGGCGCATGGCGGCCCTTGACGGCGGCGTCGGCGCACTGGCGGTAGCCTCCGGCCAGGCAGCCATCACCTACGCGGTGCTGAACATCACCAGTGCCGGGCAGAATATCGTCTCCACCAGCTTTCTCTACGGCGGCACCTACAACCTGTTCCACTACACCCTCCCCAGGCTCGGCATCCAGGTAAAATTCGTCGACTCCTCGGATCCGGAGAACATCCGCCGGGCCATCGACCAGGACACGCGCCTGGTGTACAGCGAATCGGTGGGCAACCCCAAGAACAACGTGGATGATTTCGAGGCCATCGCAGCCATCGCCCACGAGGCCGGCATACCGCTGGTCGTGGACAACACGGTGACGACTCCCTGGCTCTTCAAGCCGCTGGACCATGGGGCGGACATCGTGGTCTATTCGCTGACAAAATTCATCGCCGGCCACGGCACCAGCATCGGCGGCGCCATCGTGGACGGCGGAACGTTCAACTGGGATAACGGGAGATTCCCCGAACTCACCGAGCCCGATCCCTCCTACCATGGCCTGAAGTACTGGGAGGCGCTGGGCAGCCAGGCCTACATCCTCAAGATGAGGGTCACGCTGCTGCGCGACATGGGGGCCTGTCTCTCCCCCTTCAACTCCTTCCAGATCCTGCAGGGGCTGGAGACGCTGCACGTGCGCATGCCACGCCATGTGGAAAACGCCCGTTGCGTCGCATCCTGGCTGGAGCGCCACCCCCTGGTGAGCTGGGTCAACTACCCGGGCCTCGCCAGCCATCGGGATCACGCCAATGCACGCAAATACCTGCCCAAGGGGGAGGGGGCCATCATCGGCTTCGGAATCAAGGGGGGAGTGAAGGCAGGCAGCAAATTCATCGACAACGTGAAGCTGCTCTCCCACCTGGCCAACATCGGCGATGCCAAGTCGCTGGTCATCCACCCCGCCTCCACCACCCACCAGCAGCTGTCCGAGGAGGAACAGCTGGCCAGCGGCGTGTCGCCGGACTTCATCCGCCTTTCCATCGGCCTGGAGAACATCGACGACATCATCGCCGATATCAGCCAGGCGCTGGAGGCGTCACAGCTCTAG
- a CDS encoding L-threonylcarbamoyladenylate synthase, whose protein sequence is MLLEIHPEHPQQRLIARVVDCLRNGGIIAYPTDTTYGIGCSIFNKKGIERIYRMKQREHKKPFSFICPNLSEVARFARVSNTAFKILKRYLPGPYTFVLEATRDVPDLLLTRQKTVGIRIPDNRICLEIVQMLGSPIVTTSANLSGDEPTGNPGFIDEIFGHQLDIVVDGGILTKEVSSVVNLVNDTPEIIRAGMGDLSWCS, encoded by the coding sequence ATGCTGCTTGAAATTCACCCCGAACATCCCCAGCAACGACTGATCGCACGGGTCGTCGACTGCCTGCGCAATGGCGGCATTATCGCCTACCCGACCGATACGACCTACGGCATCGGCTGTTCCATTTTCAACAAAAAGGGAATCGAGCGCATCTACCGCATGAAACAGCGCGAACACAAGAAGCCGTTCTCGTTCATCTGCCCCAACCTCTCGGAAGTGGCCCGCTTCGCCAGGGTCAGCAACACCGCCTTCAAGATCCTCAAGCGCTACCTCCCCGGTCCCTACACCTTCGTGCTGGAGGCGACCCGCGACGTACCCGATCTGCTGCTGACACGGCAGAAGACGGTGGGGATCAGGATCCCCGATAACCGCATCTGCCTTGAGATCGTGCAGATGCTGGGCAGTCCCATCGTCACCACCAGCGCCAACCTGTCCGGCGACGAACCGACCGGCAACCCCGGTTTCATCGACGAAATCTTCGGTCACCAGTTGGACATCGTCGTGGACGGGGGGATACTCACCAAGGAGGTCAGTTCCGTGGTGAACCTGGTGAACGATACCCCGGAGATTATCAGGGCCGGCATGGGTGACCTGTCGTGGTGCTCATGA
- a CDS encoding FxsA family protein, translating into MLLRLFLVFTLVPIVEIWLLIQVGRVIGPLPTLATLLIISLVGAWLARSQGFRAIVAIRDELAMGRLPAAHFLDGALILAGGILLLTPGFFTDLAGLFFLIPFTRACLKGWLRTWLEQRLRQGNYVIHCR; encoded by the coding sequence ATGCTGCTGCGTCTTTTCCTCGTCTTTACCCTTGTGCCGATCGTGGAGATCTGGCTATTGATCCAGGTCGGTCGCGTGATCGGCCCGCTCCCCACCCTGGCCACCCTGCTGATAATCTCCCTGGTCGGCGCCTGGCTGGCCAGGTCCCAGGGATTCCGCGCCATCGTCGCAATCCGTGACGAACTCGCCATGGGGCGCCTGCCCGCCGCCCATTTCCTGGACGGAGCACTGATCCTGGCTGGCGGCATCCTGCTGCTGACCCCCGGTTTCTTCACCGACCTGGCCGGTCTCTTCTTTCTCATCCCCTTTACCCGTGCCTGCCTGAAAGGATGGCTGCGCACCTGGCTGGAACAGAGGCTTCGTCAGGGCAACTACGTCATCCACTGCCGCTGA
- a CDS encoding zinc ribbon domain-containing protein YjdM, translating to MTNLPQCPSCGSEYTYEDGDLYICPECAHEWAKTATEVAEATSVVRDAFGNVLSDGDSVTVIKDLKIKGSSSVVKVGTKVKNIRIVSGDHDIDCRIDGIGAMQLKSGFVKKA from the coding sequence ATGACAAACCTGCCACAATGCCCTTCATGCGGCTCGGAATACACCTACGAAGACGGAGACCTGTACATCTGCCCGGAATGCGCCCATGAGTGGGCAAAGACAGCGACTGAAGTGGCAGAAGCCACGAGTGTCGTGCGTGACGCCTTCGGCAACGTGCTCAGCGACGGCGACTCGGTCACTGTCATCAAGGACCTGAAAATCAAGGGCTCGTCATCGGTGGTCAAGGTCGGCACCAAGGTCAAGAATATCCGCATCGTCTCGGGAGACCACGATATCGACTGCAGGATCGACGGCATCGGAGCGATGCAGTTGAAATCCGGATTCGTCAAAAAGGCATGA
- a CDS encoding sodium-dependent transporter, which translates to MARYHGTPKRGHWSSRLGFIMASAGSAVGLGNIWKFPYITGMHGGGAFVLFFLICIALIGIPLMIAEMVIGRHTHKDPVGAFRTLAGGPWSMVGWLGVTAGFVILSYYCVVAGWAVNYLWLAIKGTFGGGHIQQVPELFSSLLASDLSQLFWQALFMGATIWIVLGGVSDGLERASKLMMPVLFLILIVLTVRGLFSPGGPRALSFLFTPNWRMLDAAAMLEAMGHAFFTLSLGMGAMLTYGSYANERTNIPNVAITVSIMDTCVALLSGIAIFSIVFTYGMAPAAGPGLVFKTLPILFSQMQGGTFVAILFFLLLVFAALTSSISLLEVVVAYYCDEKKWQRRTATLVMGFLIFLLGVPSALSNHLLADVHFIGGRNFLDSIDLVATNYILPLGALFIAIFTGWVMTTRVARGEIEKGTVNFHFYPLWHFLIKYVSPIMVAILFLSKIGLI; encoded by the coding sequence ATGGCACGGTATCACGGCACACCGAAACGCGGCCACTGGAGCAGTCGCCTCGGCTTTATCATGGCCTCGGCCGGTTCGGCGGTCGGCCTGGGCAATATCTGGAAATTCCCCTACATCACCGGCATGCACGGCGGAGGGGCCTTTGTGCTCTTCTTTCTCATCTGCATTGCGCTGATCGGGATTCCGCTCATGATCGCCGAGATGGTGATCGGCCGCCACACCCACAAGGACCCGGTGGGCGCCTTCCGCACGCTGGCCGGCGGTCCCTGGAGCATGGTCGGTTGGCTGGGGGTGACAGCCGGGTTCGTAATCCTCTCCTACTACTGCGTGGTGGCCGGTTGGGCCGTAAACTACCTCTGGCTGGCGATCAAGGGAACCTTTGGCGGCGGGCATATCCAGCAGGTACCGGAACTGTTCAGCTCTCTTCTGGCCAGTGACCTGTCCCAACTGTTCTGGCAGGCGCTCTTCATGGGGGCTACGATCTGGATCGTCCTGGGCGGTGTCAGCGATGGCCTCGAACGGGCCAGCAAGCTGATGATGCCGGTTCTGTTCCTGATCCTGATTGTCCTGACGGTTCGGGGGCTTTTCTCACCCGGCGGTCCCCGGGCGCTTTCCTTCCTGTTCACTCCAAACTGGCGGATGCTGGATGCAGCGGCAATGCTCGAAGCCATGGGGCACGCCTTCTTCACCCTGTCGCTGGGCATGGGCGCCATGCTCACCTACGGCAGCTACGCGAACGAGCGGACCAACATACCCAATGTGGCCATCACCGTATCGATCATGGATACCTGCGTGGCACTGCTGTCGGGCATTGCCATCTTCTCCATCGTCTTCACCTATGGCATGGCGCCCGCCGCCGGACCGGGCCTGGTCTTCAAGACCCTGCCCATACTCTTCAGCCAGATGCAGGGAGGCACCTTTGTCGCCATCCTCTTCTTCCTGCTGCTGGTCTTTGCCGCCCTCACATCCAGCATCTCGCTTTTGGAGGTGGTGGTGGCCTATTACTGCGACGAGAAGAAGTGGCAACGCCGGACGGCGACGCTGGTGATGGGGTTCCTGATCTTCCTGCTCGGCGTCCCCTCGGCCCTCTCCAACCATCTGCTGGCCGATGTCCACTTCATTGGCGGACGCAATTTCCTCGACTCCATCGACCTGGTGGCCACGAACTACATCCTGCCCCTGGGAGCCCTGTTCATTGCCATCTTCACCGGCTGGGTCATGACCACCCGCGTGGCGCGGGGCGAGATCGAGAAGGGGACGGTCAATTTCCACTTCTATCCGCTCTGGCATTTTCTGATCAAATACGTAAGCCCGATCATGGTGGCAATCCTCTTCCTCTCCAAGATCGGGCTGATATAG